In the Paralichthys olivaceus isolate ysfri-2021 chromosome 17, ASM2471397v2, whole genome shotgun sequence genome, one interval contains:
- the puf60b gene encoding poly(U)-binding-splicing factor PUF60-B isoform X8, producing the protein MENGQGTGSKLGLPPLTPEQQEALQRAKKYAMEQSIKSVLVKQTIAHQQQQLTNLQVAAQRQRALAIMCRVYVGSIYYELGEDTIRQAFAPFGPIKSIDMSWDSVTMKHKGFAFVEYDVPEAAQLALEQMNSVMLGGRNIKVGRPSNIGQAQPIIDQLAEEARAFNRIYVASVHPDLSDDDIKSVFEAFGRIKSCTLARDPTTGRHRGFGFIEYEKPQSALDAVSSMNLFDLGGQYLRVGKAVTPPIPLLTPTTPGGLPPAAAVAAAAATAKITAQEAVAGASVLGALAAPQLLGQQMGIPQAVMAAQAPGVITGVTPVRPPIPVLPQVGLVNPVLASPPVLSNQAGGSSLQEKKEEKEEMLQDGTGQEMLSDQEHMSISGSSARHMVMQKLLRKSESTVMVLRNMVGPEDIDDDLEGEVTEECGKFGSVNRVIIYQEKQGEEEDADIIVKIFVEFSMASEMNKAIQALNDRWFGGRKVVAEIYDQDRFNSSDLSA; encoded by the exons ATGGAGAATGGACAGGGCACAGGCTCCAAGCTTGGCCTGCCGCCTCTCActccagagcagcaggaggcactTCAGAGG gCAAAGAAGTATGCCATGGAACAAAGCATTAAGAGTGTGTTGGTGAAGCAGACCATTGCCCATCAGCAACAACAGCTCACCAACCTGCAG GTGGCTGCTCAGAGGCAACGTGCTCTAGCCATCATGTGTCGAGTGTATGTTGGCTCCATATATTATGAGCTTGGTGAAGACACCATCAGACAGGCCTTTGCCCCTTTCGGCCCAATCAAGAGCATTGACATGTCTTGGGATTCTGTAACAATGAAACACAAG GGCTTTGCCTTTGTGGAGTATGATGTGCCAGAAGCTGCTCAGCTGGCTCTGGAGCAGATGAACTCAGTCATGTTAGGGGGGAGAAACATTAAG GTTGGGCGGCCAAGTAACATCGGTCAGGCGCAACCCATCATTGACCAGCTGGCAGAGGAGGCGCGCGCCTTTAACCGGATCTACGTGGCATCTGTCCACCCTGACCTGTCAGATGATGACATCAAGAGTGTGTTTGAGGCCTTCGGGAGGATCAAGTCTTGCACGTTAGCCAGAGACCCCACAACAGGGCGACACCGAGGCTTTGGCTTCATTG AGTATGAAAAGCCTCAGTCAGCCCTGGACGCTGTGTCTTCTATGAACCTCTTTGACCTGGGGGGTCAGTACCTACGGGTGGGCAAAGCAGTGACGCCGCCCATACCCCTACTGACCCCCACAACCCCTGGTGGTCTGccacctgctgcagctgtggctgCAGCGGCAGCCACTGCTAAGATAACGGCCCAG GAGGCTGTAGCCGGGGCATCAGTCTTGGGGGCGTTAGCTGCGCCCCAACTTCTCGGTCAGCAAATGGGAATACCACAGGCTGTTATGGCTGCCCAGGCACCCGGGGTCATTACAG GTGTGACACCGGTGCGTCCTCCCATACCAGTGCTTCCCCAGGTTGGTCTTGTGAACCCCGTGCTTGCGTCTCCACCAGTCCTGTCTAATCAAGCCGGTGGCTCCAGCCtacaggagaagaaggaggagaaagaagagatgcTTCAAGATGGTACAGGACAGGAAATGTTGAGTGACCAAGAGCACATGAGCATCTCAGGCAGTAGTGCCAGACATATGGTGATGCAGAAACTTCTTAGAAAATCAGAG TCTACAGTGATGGTGCTTCGAAATATGGTTGGACCAGAGGACATCGATGATGACctggagggtgaggtgacggAAGAGTGCGGCAAGTTTGGCTCCGTCAACAGAGTCATCATTTACCAGGAAAAgcaaggagaagaggaggatgcagATATCATTGTCAAAATCTTTGTAGAGTTTTCCATGGCCTCAGAGATGAACAAAGCCATCCAGGCCCTGAATGACCGCTGGTTCGGGGGTCGCAAAGTTGTGGCAGAGATTTACGACCAAGATCGATTTAACAGCAGTGACCTGTCTGCATAA
- the puf60b gene encoding poly(U)-binding-splicing factor PUF60-B isoform X6: MENGQGTGSKLGLPPLTPEQQEALQRAKKYAMEQSIKSVLVKQTIAHQQQQLTNLQVAAQRQRALAIMCRVYVGSIYYELGEDTIRQAFAPFGPIKSIDMSWDSVTMKHKGFAFVEYDVPEAAQLALEQMNSVMLGGRNIKVGRPSNIGQAQPIIDQLAEEARAFNRIYVASVHPDLSDDDIKSVFEAFGRIKSCTLARDPTTGRHRGFGFIEYEKPQSALDAVSSMNLFDLGGQYLRVGKAVTPPIPLLTPTTPGGLPPAAAVAAAAATAKITAQASMNPFQRDLMAFQEAVAGASVLGALAAPQLLGQQMGIPQAVMAAQAPGVITGVTPVRPPIPVLPQVGLVNPVLASPPVLSNQAGGSSLQEKKEEKEEMLQDGTGQEMLSDQEHMSISGSSARHMVMQKLLRKSESTVMVLRNMVGPEDIDDDLEGEVTEECGKFGSVNRVIIYQEKQGEEEDADIIVKIFVEFSMASEMNKAIQALNDRWFGGRKVVAEIYDQDRFNSSDLSA, encoded by the exons ATGGAGAATGGACAGGGCACAGGCTCCAAGCTTGGCCTGCCGCCTCTCActccagagcagcaggaggcactTCAGAGG gCAAAGAAGTATGCCATGGAACAAAGCATTAAGAGTGTGTTGGTGAAGCAGACCATTGCCCATCAGCAACAACAGCTCACCAACCTGCAG GTGGCTGCTCAGAGGCAACGTGCTCTAGCCATCATGTGTCGAGTGTATGTTGGCTCCATATATTATGAGCTTGGTGAAGACACCATCAGACAGGCCTTTGCCCCTTTCGGCCCAATCAAGAGCATTGACATGTCTTGGGATTCTGTAACAATGAAACACAAG GGCTTTGCCTTTGTGGAGTATGATGTGCCAGAAGCTGCTCAGCTGGCTCTGGAGCAGATGAACTCAGTCATGTTAGGGGGGAGAAACATTAAG GTTGGGCGGCCAAGTAACATCGGTCAGGCGCAACCCATCATTGACCAGCTGGCAGAGGAGGCGCGCGCCTTTAACCGGATCTACGTGGCATCTGTCCACCCTGACCTGTCAGATGATGACATCAAGAGTGTGTTTGAGGCCTTCGGGAGGATCAAGTCTTGCACGTTAGCCAGAGACCCCACAACAGGGCGACACCGAGGCTTTGGCTTCATTG AGTATGAAAAGCCTCAGTCAGCCCTGGACGCTGTGTCTTCTATGAACCTCTTTGACCTGGGGGGTCAGTACCTACGGGTGGGCAAAGCAGTGACGCCGCCCATACCCCTACTGACCCCCACAACCCCTGGTGGTCTGccacctgctgcagctgtggctgCAGCGGCAGCCACTGCTAAGATAACGGCCCAGGCAAGTATGAATCCCTTCCAAAGGGATTTAATGGCCTTCCAG GAGGCTGTAGCCGGGGCATCAGTCTTGGGGGCGTTAGCTGCGCCCCAACTTCTCGGTCAGCAAATGGGAATACCACAGGCTGTTATGGCTGCCCAGGCACCCGGGGTCATTACAG GTGTGACACCGGTGCGTCCTCCCATACCAGTGCTTCCCCAGGTTGGTCTTGTGAACCCCGTGCTTGCGTCTCCACCAGTCCTGTCTAATCAAGCCGGTGGCTCCAGCCtacaggagaagaaggaggagaaagaagagatgcTTCAAGATGGTACAGGACAGGAAATGTTGAGTGACCAAGAGCACATGAGCATCTCAGGCAGTAGTGCCAGACATATGGTGATGCAGAAACTTCTTAGAAAATCAGAG TCTACAGTGATGGTGCTTCGAAATATGGTTGGACCAGAGGACATCGATGATGACctggagggtgaggtgacggAAGAGTGCGGCAAGTTTGGCTCCGTCAACAGAGTCATCATTTACCAGGAAAAgcaaggagaagaggaggatgcagATATCATTGTCAAAATCTTTGTAGAGTTTTCCATGGCCTCAGAGATGAACAAAGCCATCCAGGCCCTGAATGACCGCTGGTTCGGGGGTCGCAAAGTTGTGGCAGAGATTTACGACCAAGATCGATTTAACAGCAGTGACCTGTCTGCATAA
- the puf60b gene encoding poly(U)-binding-splicing factor PUF60-B isoform X7, giving the protein MAVTESAGGEALTMENGQGTGSKLGLPPLTPEQQEALQRAKKYAMEQSIKSVLVKQTIAHQQQQLTNLQVAAQRQRALAIMCRVYVGSIYYELGEDTIRQAFAPFGPIKSIDMSWDSVTMKHKGFAFVEYDVPEAAQLALEQMNSVMLGGRNIKVGRPSNIGQAQPIIDQLAEEARAFNRIYVASVHPDLSDDDIKSVFEAFGRIKSCTLARDPTTGRHRGFGFIEYEKPQSALDAVSSMNLFDLGGQYLRVGKAVTPPIPLLTPTTPGGLPPAAAVAAAAATAKITAQEAVAGASVLGALAAPQLLGQQMGIPQAVMAAQAPGVITGVTPVRPPIPVLPQVGLVNPVLASPPVLSNQAGGSSLQEKKEEKEEMLQDGTGQEMLSDQEHMSISGSSARHMVMQKLLRKSESTVMVLRNMVGPEDIDDDLEGEVTEECGKFGSVNRVIIYQEKQGEEEDADIIVKIFVEFSMASEMNKAIQALNDRWFGGRKVVAEIYDQDRFNSSDLSA; this is encoded by the exons ATGGCGGTGACGGAGTCTGCG GGAGGTGAAGCTCTGACGATGGAGAATGGACAGGGCACAGGCTCCAAGCTTGGCCTGCCGCCTCTCActccagagcagcaggaggcactTCAGAGG gCAAAGAAGTATGCCATGGAACAAAGCATTAAGAGTGTGTTGGTGAAGCAGACCATTGCCCATCAGCAACAACAGCTCACCAACCTGCAG GTGGCTGCTCAGAGGCAACGTGCTCTAGCCATCATGTGTCGAGTGTATGTTGGCTCCATATATTATGAGCTTGGTGAAGACACCATCAGACAGGCCTTTGCCCCTTTCGGCCCAATCAAGAGCATTGACATGTCTTGGGATTCTGTAACAATGAAACACAAG GGCTTTGCCTTTGTGGAGTATGATGTGCCAGAAGCTGCTCAGCTGGCTCTGGAGCAGATGAACTCAGTCATGTTAGGGGGGAGAAACATTAAG GTTGGGCGGCCAAGTAACATCGGTCAGGCGCAACCCATCATTGACCAGCTGGCAGAGGAGGCGCGCGCCTTTAACCGGATCTACGTGGCATCTGTCCACCCTGACCTGTCAGATGATGACATCAAGAGTGTGTTTGAGGCCTTCGGGAGGATCAAGTCTTGCACGTTAGCCAGAGACCCCACAACAGGGCGACACCGAGGCTTTGGCTTCATTG AGTATGAAAAGCCTCAGTCAGCCCTGGACGCTGTGTCTTCTATGAACCTCTTTGACCTGGGGGGTCAGTACCTACGGGTGGGCAAAGCAGTGACGCCGCCCATACCCCTACTGACCCCCACAACCCCTGGTGGTCTGccacctgctgcagctgtggctgCAGCGGCAGCCACTGCTAAGATAACGGCCCAG GAGGCTGTAGCCGGGGCATCAGTCTTGGGGGCGTTAGCTGCGCCCCAACTTCTCGGTCAGCAAATGGGAATACCACAGGCTGTTATGGCTGCCCAGGCACCCGGGGTCATTACAG GTGTGACACCGGTGCGTCCTCCCATACCAGTGCTTCCCCAGGTTGGTCTTGTGAACCCCGTGCTTGCGTCTCCACCAGTCCTGTCTAATCAAGCCGGTGGCTCCAGCCtacaggagaagaaggaggagaaagaagagatgcTTCAAGATGGTACAGGACAGGAAATGTTGAGTGACCAAGAGCACATGAGCATCTCAGGCAGTAGTGCCAGACATATGGTGATGCAGAAACTTCTTAGAAAATCAGAG TCTACAGTGATGGTGCTTCGAAATATGGTTGGACCAGAGGACATCGATGATGACctggagggtgaggtgacggAAGAGTGCGGCAAGTTTGGCTCCGTCAACAGAGTCATCATTTACCAGGAAAAgcaaggagaagaggaggatgcagATATCATTGTCAAAATCTTTGTAGAGTTTTCCATGGCCTCAGAGATGAACAAAGCCATCCAGGCCCTGAATGACCGCTGGTTCGGGGGTCGCAAAGTTGTGGCAGAGATTTACGACCAAGATCGATTTAACAGCAGTGACCTGTCTGCATAA
- the puf60b gene encoding poly(U)-binding-splicing factor PUF60-B isoform X5, which produces MENGQGTGSKLGLPPLTPEQQEALQRAKKYAMEQSIKSVLVKQTIAHQQQQLTNLQMAAVTMGFGDPLSPLQSVAAQRQRALAIMCRVYVGSIYYELGEDTIRQAFAPFGPIKSIDMSWDSVTMKHKGFAFVEYDVPEAAQLALEQMNSVMLGGRNIKVGRPSNIGQAQPIIDQLAEEARAFNRIYVASVHPDLSDDDIKSVFEAFGRIKSCTLARDPTTGRHRGFGFIEYEKPQSALDAVSSMNLFDLGGQYLRVGKAVTPPIPLLTPTTPGGLPPAAAVAAAAATAKITAQEAVAGASVLGALAAPQLLGQQMGIPQAVMAAQAPGVITGVTPVRPPIPVLPQVGLVNPVLASPPVLSNQAGGSSLQEKKEEKEEMLQDGTGQEMLSDQEHMSISGSSARHMVMQKLLRKSESTVMVLRNMVGPEDIDDDLEGEVTEECGKFGSVNRVIIYQEKQGEEEDADIIVKIFVEFSMASEMNKAIQALNDRWFGGRKVVAEIYDQDRFNSSDLSA; this is translated from the exons ATGGAGAATGGACAGGGCACAGGCTCCAAGCTTGGCCTGCCGCCTCTCActccagagcagcaggaggcactTCAGAGG gCAAAGAAGTATGCCATGGAACAAAGCATTAAGAGTGTGTTGGTGAAGCAGACCATTGCCCATCAGCAACAACAGCTCACCAACCTGCAG ATGGCAGCAGTGACAATGGGCTTTGGAGATCCTCTCTCACCTTTACAATCG GTGGCTGCTCAGAGGCAACGTGCTCTAGCCATCATGTGTCGAGTGTATGTTGGCTCCATATATTATGAGCTTGGTGAAGACACCATCAGACAGGCCTTTGCCCCTTTCGGCCCAATCAAGAGCATTGACATGTCTTGGGATTCTGTAACAATGAAACACAAG GGCTTTGCCTTTGTGGAGTATGATGTGCCAGAAGCTGCTCAGCTGGCTCTGGAGCAGATGAACTCAGTCATGTTAGGGGGGAGAAACATTAAG GTTGGGCGGCCAAGTAACATCGGTCAGGCGCAACCCATCATTGACCAGCTGGCAGAGGAGGCGCGCGCCTTTAACCGGATCTACGTGGCATCTGTCCACCCTGACCTGTCAGATGATGACATCAAGAGTGTGTTTGAGGCCTTCGGGAGGATCAAGTCTTGCACGTTAGCCAGAGACCCCACAACAGGGCGACACCGAGGCTTTGGCTTCATTG AGTATGAAAAGCCTCAGTCAGCCCTGGACGCTGTGTCTTCTATGAACCTCTTTGACCTGGGGGGTCAGTACCTACGGGTGGGCAAAGCAGTGACGCCGCCCATACCCCTACTGACCCCCACAACCCCTGGTGGTCTGccacctgctgcagctgtggctgCAGCGGCAGCCACTGCTAAGATAACGGCCCAG GAGGCTGTAGCCGGGGCATCAGTCTTGGGGGCGTTAGCTGCGCCCCAACTTCTCGGTCAGCAAATGGGAATACCACAGGCTGTTATGGCTGCCCAGGCACCCGGGGTCATTACAG GTGTGACACCGGTGCGTCCTCCCATACCAGTGCTTCCCCAGGTTGGTCTTGTGAACCCCGTGCTTGCGTCTCCACCAGTCCTGTCTAATCAAGCCGGTGGCTCCAGCCtacaggagaagaaggaggagaaagaagagatgcTTCAAGATGGTACAGGACAGGAAATGTTGAGTGACCAAGAGCACATGAGCATCTCAGGCAGTAGTGCCAGACATATGGTGATGCAGAAACTTCTTAGAAAATCAGAG TCTACAGTGATGGTGCTTCGAAATATGGTTGGACCAGAGGACATCGATGATGACctggagggtgaggtgacggAAGAGTGCGGCAAGTTTGGCTCCGTCAACAGAGTCATCATTTACCAGGAAAAgcaaggagaagaggaggatgcagATATCATTGTCAAAATCTTTGTAGAGTTTTCCATGGCCTCAGAGATGAACAAAGCCATCCAGGCCCTGAATGACCGCTGGTTCGGGGGTCGCAAAGTTGTGGCAGAGATTTACGACCAAGATCGATTTAACAGCAGTGACCTGTCTGCATAA
- the puf60b gene encoding poly(U)-binding-splicing factor PUF60-B isoform X2, protein MENGQGTGSKLGLPPLTPEQQEALQRAKKYAMEQSIKSVLVKQTIAHQQQQLTNLQMAAVTMGFGDPLSPLQSVAAQRQRALAIMCRVYVGSIYYELGEDTIRQAFAPFGPIKSIDMSWDSVTMKHKGFAFVEYDVPEAAQLALEQMNSVMLGGRNIKVGRPSNIGQAQPIIDQLAEEARAFNRIYVASVHPDLSDDDIKSVFEAFGRIKSCTLARDPTTGRHRGFGFIEYEKPQSALDAVSSMNLFDLGGQYLRVGKAVTPPIPLLTPTTPGGLPPAAAVAAAAATAKITAQASMNPFQRDLMAFQEAVAGASVLGALAAPQLLGQQMGIPQAVMAAQAPGVITGVTPVRPPIPVLPQVGLVNPVLASPPVLSNQAGGSSLQEKKEEKEEMLQDGTGQEMLSDQEHMSISGSSARHMVMQKLLRKSESTVMVLRNMVGPEDIDDDLEGEVTEECGKFGSVNRVIIYQEKQGEEEDADIIVKIFVEFSMASEMNKAIQALNDRWFGGRKVVAEIYDQDRFNSSDLSA, encoded by the exons ATGGAGAATGGACAGGGCACAGGCTCCAAGCTTGGCCTGCCGCCTCTCActccagagcagcaggaggcactTCAGAGG gCAAAGAAGTATGCCATGGAACAAAGCATTAAGAGTGTGTTGGTGAAGCAGACCATTGCCCATCAGCAACAACAGCTCACCAACCTGCAG ATGGCAGCAGTGACAATGGGCTTTGGAGATCCTCTCTCACCTTTACAATCG GTGGCTGCTCAGAGGCAACGTGCTCTAGCCATCATGTGTCGAGTGTATGTTGGCTCCATATATTATGAGCTTGGTGAAGACACCATCAGACAGGCCTTTGCCCCTTTCGGCCCAATCAAGAGCATTGACATGTCTTGGGATTCTGTAACAATGAAACACAAG GGCTTTGCCTTTGTGGAGTATGATGTGCCAGAAGCTGCTCAGCTGGCTCTGGAGCAGATGAACTCAGTCATGTTAGGGGGGAGAAACATTAAG GTTGGGCGGCCAAGTAACATCGGTCAGGCGCAACCCATCATTGACCAGCTGGCAGAGGAGGCGCGCGCCTTTAACCGGATCTACGTGGCATCTGTCCACCCTGACCTGTCAGATGATGACATCAAGAGTGTGTTTGAGGCCTTCGGGAGGATCAAGTCTTGCACGTTAGCCAGAGACCCCACAACAGGGCGACACCGAGGCTTTGGCTTCATTG AGTATGAAAAGCCTCAGTCAGCCCTGGACGCTGTGTCTTCTATGAACCTCTTTGACCTGGGGGGTCAGTACCTACGGGTGGGCAAAGCAGTGACGCCGCCCATACCCCTACTGACCCCCACAACCCCTGGTGGTCTGccacctgctgcagctgtggctgCAGCGGCAGCCACTGCTAAGATAACGGCCCAGGCAAGTATGAATCCCTTCCAAAGGGATTTAATGGCCTTCCAG GAGGCTGTAGCCGGGGCATCAGTCTTGGGGGCGTTAGCTGCGCCCCAACTTCTCGGTCAGCAAATGGGAATACCACAGGCTGTTATGGCTGCCCAGGCACCCGGGGTCATTACAG GTGTGACACCGGTGCGTCCTCCCATACCAGTGCTTCCCCAGGTTGGTCTTGTGAACCCCGTGCTTGCGTCTCCACCAGTCCTGTCTAATCAAGCCGGTGGCTCCAGCCtacaggagaagaaggaggagaaagaagagatgcTTCAAGATGGTACAGGACAGGAAATGTTGAGTGACCAAGAGCACATGAGCATCTCAGGCAGTAGTGCCAGACATATGGTGATGCAGAAACTTCTTAGAAAATCAGAG TCTACAGTGATGGTGCTTCGAAATATGGTTGGACCAGAGGACATCGATGATGACctggagggtgaggtgacggAAGAGTGCGGCAAGTTTGGCTCCGTCAACAGAGTCATCATTTACCAGGAAAAgcaaggagaagaggaggatgcagATATCATTGTCAAAATCTTTGTAGAGTTTTCCATGGCCTCAGAGATGAACAAAGCCATCCAGGCCCTGAATGACCGCTGGTTCGGGGGTCGCAAAGTTGTGGCAGAGATTTACGACCAAGATCGATTTAACAGCAGTGACCTGTCTGCATAA
- the puf60b gene encoding poly(U)-binding-splicing factor PUF60-B isoform X1 produces the protein MAVTESAGGEALTMENGQGTGSKLGLPPLTPEQQEALQRAKKYAMEQSIKSVLVKQTIAHQQQQLTNLQMAAVTMGFGDPLSPLQSVAAQRQRALAIMCRVYVGSIYYELGEDTIRQAFAPFGPIKSIDMSWDSVTMKHKGFAFVEYDVPEAAQLALEQMNSVMLGGRNIKVGRPSNIGQAQPIIDQLAEEARAFNRIYVASVHPDLSDDDIKSVFEAFGRIKSCTLARDPTTGRHRGFGFIEYEKPQSALDAVSSMNLFDLGGQYLRVGKAVTPPIPLLTPTTPGGLPPAAAVAAAAATAKITAQASMNPFQRDLMAFQEAVAGASVLGALAAPQLLGQQMGIPQAVMAAQAPGVITGVTPVRPPIPVLPQVGLVNPVLASPPVLSNQAGGSSLQEKKEEKEEMLQDGTGQEMLSDQEHMSISGSSARHMVMQKLLRKSESTVMVLRNMVGPEDIDDDLEGEVTEECGKFGSVNRVIIYQEKQGEEEDADIIVKIFVEFSMASEMNKAIQALNDRWFGGRKVVAEIYDQDRFNSSDLSA, from the exons ATGGCGGTGACGGAGTCTGCG GGAGGTGAAGCTCTGACGATGGAGAATGGACAGGGCACAGGCTCCAAGCTTGGCCTGCCGCCTCTCActccagagcagcaggaggcactTCAGAGG gCAAAGAAGTATGCCATGGAACAAAGCATTAAGAGTGTGTTGGTGAAGCAGACCATTGCCCATCAGCAACAACAGCTCACCAACCTGCAG ATGGCAGCAGTGACAATGGGCTTTGGAGATCCTCTCTCACCTTTACAATCG GTGGCTGCTCAGAGGCAACGTGCTCTAGCCATCATGTGTCGAGTGTATGTTGGCTCCATATATTATGAGCTTGGTGAAGACACCATCAGACAGGCCTTTGCCCCTTTCGGCCCAATCAAGAGCATTGACATGTCTTGGGATTCTGTAACAATGAAACACAAG GGCTTTGCCTTTGTGGAGTATGATGTGCCAGAAGCTGCTCAGCTGGCTCTGGAGCAGATGAACTCAGTCATGTTAGGGGGGAGAAACATTAAG GTTGGGCGGCCAAGTAACATCGGTCAGGCGCAACCCATCATTGACCAGCTGGCAGAGGAGGCGCGCGCCTTTAACCGGATCTACGTGGCATCTGTCCACCCTGACCTGTCAGATGATGACATCAAGAGTGTGTTTGAGGCCTTCGGGAGGATCAAGTCTTGCACGTTAGCCAGAGACCCCACAACAGGGCGACACCGAGGCTTTGGCTTCATTG AGTATGAAAAGCCTCAGTCAGCCCTGGACGCTGTGTCTTCTATGAACCTCTTTGACCTGGGGGGTCAGTACCTACGGGTGGGCAAAGCAGTGACGCCGCCCATACCCCTACTGACCCCCACAACCCCTGGTGGTCTGccacctgctgcagctgtggctgCAGCGGCAGCCACTGCTAAGATAACGGCCCAGGCAAGTATGAATCCCTTCCAAAGGGATTTAATGGCCTTCCAG GAGGCTGTAGCCGGGGCATCAGTCTTGGGGGCGTTAGCTGCGCCCCAACTTCTCGGTCAGCAAATGGGAATACCACAGGCTGTTATGGCTGCCCAGGCACCCGGGGTCATTACAG GTGTGACACCGGTGCGTCCTCCCATACCAGTGCTTCCCCAGGTTGGTCTTGTGAACCCCGTGCTTGCGTCTCCACCAGTCCTGTCTAATCAAGCCGGTGGCTCCAGCCtacaggagaagaaggaggagaaagaagagatgcTTCAAGATGGTACAGGACAGGAAATGTTGAGTGACCAAGAGCACATGAGCATCTCAGGCAGTAGTGCCAGACATATGGTGATGCAGAAACTTCTTAGAAAATCAGAG TCTACAGTGATGGTGCTTCGAAATATGGTTGGACCAGAGGACATCGATGATGACctggagggtgaggtgacggAAGAGTGCGGCAAGTTTGGCTCCGTCAACAGAGTCATCATTTACCAGGAAAAgcaaggagaagaggaggatgcagATATCATTGTCAAAATCTTTGTAGAGTTTTCCATGGCCTCAGAGATGAACAAAGCCATCCAGGCCCTGAATGACCGCTGGTTCGGGGGTCGCAAAGTTGTGGCAGAGATTTACGACCAAGATCGATTTAACAGCAGTGACCTGTCTGCATAA